The following coding sequences lie in one Geotoga petraea genomic window:
- a CDS encoding 2-oxoacid:acceptor oxidoreductase family protein has translation MPEKYFEVRWHARAGQGAKSASQFLAEAALDAGKYSTSFPEYGAERSGAPMKAFNRISDIPVRVRSNVEKPDIVLVIDDTLLGNPELTAGLDEDKPLVVNTLMEPSKVRELTGFKGKIAVVPATDIALEEIKRGIPNTVMIGALVKLTEIVPLDSVKEKVTAAFSHKFSDEVVEANMRALERGYQEVKIDG, from the coding sequence GTGCCAGAAAAATATTTTGAAGTAAGATGGCATGCAAGAGCAGGACAAGGAGCAAAAAGTGCTTCCCAATTCTTAGCTGAAGCTGCTCTTGATGCTGGCAAATATTCAACTTCATTTCCTGAATACGGAGCTGAAAGATCAGGTGCACCAATGAAGGCTTTCAACAGAATTTCTGATATTCCTGTAAGAGTTAGGAGTAATGTTGAAAAACCTGATATTGTATTAGTCATTGATGATACTTTACTTGGCAATCCTGAATTAACAGCTGGGTTAGATGAAGACAAACCGTTAGTTGTAAACACCCTTATGGAACCATCCAAGGTTAGAGAATTAACGGGATTTAAAGGTAAAATTGCTGTTGTACCAGCAACAGATATTGCACTAGAAGAAATAAAAAGAGGTATCCCAAACACGGTAATGATTGGTGCTTTGGTTAAATTAACAGAAATTGTACCTCTTGATTCAGTTAAAGAAAAAGTTACTGCAGCCTTTTCTCATAAATTCTCTGACGAGGTTGTTGAAGCTAACATGAGAGCTCTTGAAAGAGGTTACCAGGAGGTGAAAATCGATGGCTGA
- the porD gene encoding pyruvate synthase subunit PorD has product MADAKGWKEVPIGGVVDRPGTAREYKTGTWRVMRPIVDQDKCIDCMQCWLYCPDMAIEGKMKEDKRRPKMIGINYDYCKGCGTCAKVCPVNAIDMKSENEFLK; this is encoded by the coding sequence ATGGCTGATGCAAAAGGTTGGAAAGAAGTACCTATTGGCGGTGTCGTTGATAGACCAGGAACAGCCAGAGAATACAAAACTGGAACATGGAGAGTAATGAGACCTATAGTCGATCAAGATAAATGTATTGATTGTATGCAATGCTGGTTATATTGCCCTGACATGGCAATAGAAGGTAAAATGAAAGAAGATAAAAGAAGACCTAAAATGATTGGCATCAACTATGACTATTGCAAAGGTTGTGGAACTTGTGCAAAAGTATGTCCTGTTAATGCCATTGATATGAAATCTGAAAACGAATTTTTGAAGTAA
- the porA gene encoding pyruvate ferredoxin oxidoreductase — protein MPNKLAVTGANAVAHAMRQINPDVVAAYPITPQTPIVQYYADFVANGIVDTVMVPVESEHSAMSAVVGSAAAGARTMTATAANGLALMTEIVYIAASYRLPIVMPIVNRALSGPINIHCDHSDAMLVRDSGWLQFFSEDHQEAYDLTIIATKIAENDDVLLPAMVNLDGFITSHGVDIFEMLDDEVVRDFVGQWEPKYPLLNTEKPVTLGSLDLFDYYYEHHRQQEIGMEKAYELLPGVFEEFEKISGRKYDFLDKYKTDDADYVMVVLNSTASTAKYVVDELREAGHKVGLLKPWVFTPFPKKEILAALEGKKAVVVLDRAMSFGKEAPLYSLVKSALYKAEDKPKMGSFIYGLGGRDTTPTMLHEAFEAAMNDELDEDTQKYLGLRE, from the coding sequence ATGCCTAATAAATTAGCTGTTACTGGAGCAAATGCAGTTGCTCATGCTATGAGACAAATAAATCCGGATGTAGTTGCTGCTTATCCAATAACTCCACAAACACCAATTGTTCAATATTATGCAGATTTTGTTGCAAACGGAATTGTAGATACAGTAATGGTACCAGTTGAATCAGAACACTCAGCTATGAGTGCTGTTGTAGGCTCTGCTGCTGCTGGTGCAAGAACTATGACTGCCACTGCAGCAAATGGTTTAGCACTTATGACAGAAATCGTTTATATTGCAGCATCATATAGATTACCAATCGTTATGCCTATTGTAAACAGAGCTTTATCTGGTCCTATTAACATTCACTGTGACCACAGTGATGCCATGCTTGTTAGAGATTCAGGTTGGTTACAATTTTTTTCTGAAGATCATCAAGAAGCTTATGATTTAACTATAATTGCTACAAAAATCGCAGAAAATGATGATGTTTTATTGCCAGCTATGGTTAACTTAGATGGATTTATCACATCTCATGGTGTTGATATATTTGAAATGTTGGATGACGAAGTTGTTAGAGACTTTGTTGGACAATGGGAACCAAAATATCCATTGTTAAATACTGAAAAACCAGTAACTCTTGGTTCATTGGATCTTTTTGATTACTACTATGAACATCACAGACAACAAGAAATTGGTATGGAAAAAGCTTATGAACTTTTACCAGGGGTCTTTGAAGAGTTTGAAAAAATTTCAGGAAGAAAATATGATTTCCTCGATAAATATAAAACCGATGATGCTGATTATGTAATGGTTGTTCTCAATTCAACAGCTTCAACTGCAAAATATGTTGTAGACGAATTAAGAGAAGCGGGACATAAAGTTGGATTACTCAAACCTTGGGTTTTCACACCATTCCCTAAAAAAGAAATTTTAGCAGCATTAGAAGGTAAAAAAGCAGTAGTAGTATTAGATAGAGCTATGTCTTTTGGTAAAGAAGCTCCATTATACTCATTAGTTAAATCTGCTTTATATAAAGCAGAAGACAAACCAAAAATGGGTTCTTTTATTTACGGACTTGGCGGAAGAGATACAACACCAACAATGCTTCACGAAGCATTCGAAGCAGCTATGAATGACGAGCTTGATGAAGATACTCAGAAATACCTCGGTCTTAGAGAATAA
- a CDS encoding thiamine pyrophosphate-dependent enzyme, with protein MPLNLPQLVEFIEKNDWPFTQGHRLCPGCNAPMVAKWSTMTAKALGYEPVVGAATGCLEVSSTIYPFSAWNVPYIHNAFENVAATISGAEAAYRSLLNRGKLDNKKIKFIAFGGDGGTYDIGLQSLSGAIERGHDFVYVLYDNEGYMNTGNQRSGSTPTGADSTTEPVGSKIPGKLQFKKSIVDIVAGHEGVYAATASTSEPMDFIKKMEKALEFEGPAFIAVLAPCVRFWRIPEDSGPEMTKLAVETKYWPLWEYDMGVYKITRKPRNFKPLKEYITKLGRFNKLIKQHNSDVIIEEMQEYVNAKWDRLLALEEISKDKPLRKKI; from the coding sequence ATGCCACTTAATTTACCACAATTAGTAGAATTTATTGAAAAGAACGATTGGCCTTTCACACAGGGTCATAGATTATGTCCAGGTTGTAATGCACCAATGGTAGCTAAATGGTCTACAATGACAGCAAAAGCTTTAGGTTATGAGCCTGTAGTTGGAGCTGCTACTGGATGTTTAGAAGTTTCATCAACAATATATCCATTTTCAGCATGGAATGTTCCATATATTCATAATGCTTTTGAAAATGTAGCTGCTACCATATCAGGAGCTGAAGCAGCCTATAGATCATTGTTGAATAGAGGAAAGTTAGATAATAAGAAGATTAAATTTATTGCTTTTGGTGGAGATGGAGGAACTTATGATATAGGTCTTCAATCTTTATCTGGAGCTATTGAAAGAGGACATGATTTTGTTTATGTACTTTATGACAATGAAGGCTATATGAATACAGGTAACCAAAGATCTGGTTCTACTCCAACTGGAGCAGATTCTACAACAGAACCAGTAGGTTCAAAAATACCTGGTAAACTTCAGTTCAAAAAATCTATTGTTGATATAGTAGCTGGCCATGAAGGTGTTTATGCTGCAACTGCATCAACATCAGAACCTATGGATTTCATCAAAAAAATGGAAAAAGCTTTAGAATTTGAAGGTCCAGCATTTATTGCTGTATTGGCTCCTTGTGTTAGATTCTGGAGGATCCCTGAAGATTCAGGACCAGAAATGACCAAATTGGCAGTAGAAACTAAATATTGGCCACTTTGGGAATACGATATGGGAGTATACAAAATAACAAGAAAGCCAAGAAACTTCAAACCATTAAAAGAATACATAACAAAACTGGGAAGATTCAACAAATTAATCAAGCAGCATAATTCTGATGTAATTATCGAAGAAATGCAAGAATATGTAAATGCTAAATGGGATAGGTTGTTAGCATTGGAAGAAATTTCAAAAGATAAACCTTTAAGAAAAAAAATATAA